One genomic segment of Pongo pygmaeus isolate AG05252 chromosome 19, NHGRI_mPonPyg2-v2.0_pri, whole genome shotgun sequence includes these proteins:
- the GJD3 gene encoding gap junction delta-3 protein, which produces MGEWAFLGSLLDAVQLQSPLVGRLWLVVMLIFRILVLATVGGAVFEDEQEEFVCNTLQPGCRQTCYDRAFPVSHYRFWLFHILLLSAPPVLFVVYSMHRAGKEAGGAEAAAQCAPGLPEAQCAPCALRARRARRCYLLSVALRLLAELTFLGGQALLYGFRVAPHFACAGPPCPHTVDCFVSRPTEKTVFVLFYFAVGLLSALLSVAELGHLLWKGRPRAGECDNRCNRAHEEAQKLLPPPPPPPPPPALPSRRSGPEPCDPPAYAHRAPASLREGGSGRGKASPATGRRDLAI; this is translated from the coding sequence ATGGGGGAGTGGGCGTTCCTGGGCTCGCTGCTGGACGCCGTGCAGCTGCAGTCGCCGCTCGTGGGCCGCCTCTGGCTGGTGGTCATGCTGATCTTCCGCATCCTGGTGCTGGCCACGGTGGGCGGCGCCGTGTTCGAGGACGAGCAAGAGGAGTTCGTGTGCAACACGCTGCAGCCGGGCTGTCGCCAGACCTGCTATGACCGCGCCTTCCCGGTCTCCCACTACCGTTTCTGGCTCTTCCACATCCTGCTGCTCTCAGCGCCCCCGGTGCTGTTCGTCGTCTACTCCATGCACCGGGCAGGCAAGGAGGCGGGCGGCGCTGAGGCGGCGGCGCAGTGCGCCCCCGGACTGCCCGAGGCCCAGTGCGCGCCGTGCGCCCTGCGCGCCCGCCGCGCGCGCCGCTGCTACCTGCTGAGCGTGGCGCTGCGCCTGCTGGCCGAGCTGACCTTCCTGGGAGGCCAGGCGCTGCTCTACGGCTTCCGCGTGGCCCCCCACTTCGCGTGCGCCGGTCCGCCCTGCCCGCACACGGTCGACTGCTTCGTGAGCCGGCCCACCGAGAAGACAGTCTTCGTGCTCTTCTACTTCGCGGTGGGGCTGCTATCCGCGCTGCTCAGCGTAGCCGAGCTGGGCCACCTGCTCTGGAAGGGCCGCCCGCGCGCCGGGGAGTGTGACAACCGCTGCAACCGAGCACACGAAGAGGCGCAGAAGCtgctcccgccgccgccgccgccacctccGCCGCCGGCCCTGCCCTCCCGGCGCTCCGGCCCCGAGCCCTGCGACCCGCCCGCCTATGCGCACCGGGCGCCGGCCAGCCTCCGCGAGGGCGGCAGCGGCCGCGGCAAGGCGTCACCGGCCACCGGCCGCCGAGATCTGGCCATCTAG